The Brassica napus cultivar Da-Ae chromosome C7, Da-Ae, whole genome shotgun sequence genome has a segment encoding these proteins:
- the LOC125589958 gene encoding uncharacterized protein LOC125589958 — protein MQQGGSELFLRDVFENILKTYLKKNPTTKRIWELVQSVDNEKICYDHFTFMTLKIEGYGIDSMSSFFMDNGYKIGGGLDFPKKNLRGLWFSPPDIKIPEDGHGLSNGPLPRLVMGEILVDELSPASQEIIRKYLKPAGGKQALLSSILGSLIWEKPTWSEFKHIAEENELAAWAFINGYTMNHLAFSVHRLKHRFSDINCIIRYLEENGFDLNQDGGVLKVSTDGLLLQVSSLSEQLPVEFSDGIIKSVPASYIEFTERLVLPQFKNLPHDQIKEIHRREDFALNNADNILESSRFMSDV, from the exons ATGCAACAGGGAGGAAGCGAATTATTTCTACGGGATGTGTTTGAGAACATATTGAAGACGTACTTAAAAAAGAACCCAACAACGAAAAGAATATGGGAACTGGTTCAGTCGGTGGACAATGAGAAGATTTGCTACGACCACTTCACTTTCATGACACTGAAG ATCGAAGGTTATGGAATAGACTCCATGTCCAGTTTCTTCATGGATAATGGATATAAAATAGGAGGTGGGCTTGATTTTCCAAAGAAGAACCTGCGAGGTCTCTGGTTTTCCCCTCCCGATATTAAGATCCCTGAGGATGGCCACGGCCTAAGTAATGGACCCTTACCCCGACTTGTTATGGGTGAGATTCTTGTGGACGAATTAAGCCCTGCATCACAG GAAATAATCAGGAAGTATCTGAAACCAGCAGGAGGCAAGCAAGCCCTTCTGTCAAGTATTCTTGGGTCCTTAATATGGGAGAAGCCAACTTGGAGCGAATTTAAGCACATTGCCGA AGAAAACGAATTGGCTGCTTGGGCGTTTATCAACGGCTACACAATGAACCATCTTGCGTTTTCTGTTCATCGACTTAAACACCGTTTCAGTGACATCAATTGCATCATACGTTATCTAGAGGAAAATGGATTTGATCTCAACCAGGACGGAGGAGTTCTCAAAG TGAGTACTGATGGGCTACTGCTACAAGTGTCGTCACTCTCGGAGCAGCTTCCGGTAGAATTTTCAGACGGCATAATCAAATCGGTCCCTGCTTCATACATTGAGTTCACTGAACGTCTCGTTTTGCCACAGTTCAAAAATCTGCCTCATGATCAG ATTAAAGAGATCCATAGACGTGAAGACTTTGCACTCAATAACGCCGACAACATTTTAGAAAGCTCCCGTTTTATGTCAGATGTTTAG
- the LOC125590506 gene encoding secreted RxLR effector protein 161-like gives MYATVGSRPDLGFAVGYVCRFMSKPGRGHWSAVKWVLRYLQGAMNSSLTFRKQSTLEVEGYSDSDYATDMDRRRSVTGYAFKFAGNTVSWKSCLQSVVALSTTEAEYMAMNEAAKEAMWLKEICAELGFKQQGIKLYCDSQSALALARNPVNHEKTKHIATKFNFIRDLVEAGDILF, from the coding sequence ATGTATGCAACGGTCGGATCGAGGCCCGACCTAGGATTTGCAGTAGGCTATGTTTGTCGCTTCATGAGTAAACCAGGAAGGGGCCACTGGTCAGCAGTCAAGTGGGTTCTACGATACTTACAGGGAGCAATGAACTCATCTCTAACATTCAGAAAGCAGTCTACACTAGAAGTTGAAGGCTATTCAGACTCAGACTATGCAACAGACATGGACAGGCGACGCTCAGTTACAGGCTATGCTTTCAAGTTTGCAGGCAATACAGTTTCATGGAAATCATGTCTACAATCAGTTGTTGCACTTTCAACTACAGAAGCCGAATACATGGCTATGAATGAAGCAGCTAAAGAAGCAATGTGGCTAAAAGAGATATGCGCAGAGCTAGGATTCAAACAACAAGGGATCAAACTCTACTGTGATTCTCAAAGTGCCCTAGCTCTAGCAAGAAATCCAGTCAATCACGAGAAGACTAAGCACATAGCTACCAAGTTCAATTTCATTCGAGACCTAGTGGAAGCAGGAGACATATTGTTCTAA